Below is a window of Virgibacillus sp. NKC19-3 DNA.
AAATAACTTTTAAGCTCAACTTTAGCATATACTAATTATATATTTTTGAATATTACCTATTTTGGGGGTATAATGTCCCTAAAAAGGAGATAATAATATGAATTCCCTTTATATCCTGCAAGATCAAGTACGAAAATTGGAAACAATTGTTGCGCATGAAGAGAAGTTTTACGGAGTGCTTGAAGTATATTTAAATTATTTTCCGGTATGCAATGCATTTTTATCCAGATTTTCTCCGTTAGGATATGTAGGGGAAGGGATAATTTCACTTTCCTCTTCAGGTTTAGAAAATATAAGTGATATACGTGACGACGTTCGTTCTCTCCCTGTATTTTACTCATCCATCCAGGAACGACAAGCGAAGTATTGTACGGGGGTTGAATATTTTAAACAACTAAATAGCAAATATAATTCCCATTTTAATTCGGTAGTGGTCGTGCCAATTTGTTTGGGATCAGTTGCTATTGGATTCATCTGCTCTACAGTTTTCAAGGAAGGGGCTAATGTAGATAAAGATATGCTTTCCGCCTTTACCCATTATGGAAAACTAATAGGGGATTTATTTGAAAAGTCGGATAGCTTGTCAACCTCTAAGCTGTTAAGTAAGAGAGAGTTGGAGGTAATGAGAAATATCTCTTGGGGAGAAAGTACAAAGGAAATGGCTGCCCAAATGAATATTAGTGAATATACAGTTAAACAATATGTTAAATCTGCCAAGAAGAAACTTGGAGCTGAAAACCGTTCGCATGCTGTTGGTGTATTAATTAGACAGGGAGTTATTACATAATTTATATATTCATAACGGGCAACCAGTTTCTTGATTATAGTTAACTATTAAACAAACGTTTGATTAATGTCTAGCTGGGCTTAAACAGTTTATGATAAATTTTTTCGGCATAGGTGGAGAATTTCTTGTTCTTATGCAGTTTCTTTTCTCTGACAAAATCTTCAAATTCCAGCTTGTTTTGTACGTCATTTTTCTCCTTCTCTCCTGTTGCAGAAATCAATAAATCATCCATGGTGAGATCACTTTTTTTGTCTGTCTCTTCCGTAAGATATCCGGCATTTTTTAATATTTTATATCCCATTCTTAATTCTGGAGGGACTCCTTGCAAATCATCATGCAGATTTAGTGGTTTTCCTTTTCCTGGGAGATCTTCAAATTCGCCGTTATCAATGGATTTTTTGATTTGTTCTTCCACAAAAATATACATAATTGCGCTCCTTTCATGGAATCTAACACGCATTATTATCGATTATTAATCCCCCGTTGTAAATAAATCATTTCATGGGCAAGTTTTTGAATTCGATCAGAAGCATCACGATCGATAATGGCTTCACTTTCCTCGTCAAAGCAGTCATTATGAACAAAGACATTATTCGTTGGCGTCAATCCTTTGAAATAAGTAAGGATTGGCTTTAATTGGTATTCTGGTACCAGAAAATGTTTGTTGGATAATCCAGTTGATACAATGCCTGTTACTTTATATTTGAAGGCATTATCCGGAAAGAAGTCTAGAAGATTTTTTAACGCCCCGGAAATAGATGCTTGATAAATGGGCGTACCGAAAACCAGAAAATCAGCAGAAGCTATTTTATGAACAACATTCCATGTATCATCGTTATAATCGGATAACGGAGCACCAACAGAAAATTCAATTTCATACTCCCTTATATCAATTAATTCTGTTTGTATCGATGCATCAAGATGTTGTGCTGCAACTAGAACGTCATGTACAGCTAGAGACGTCTTTTCACCAGCCGGCGCTCCTGATACCCCAACAAGTTTCATCGTTATAACCCCTCTTTTCAAACTATCATTCGTATTCTACGGAACTATAGTGGAGGTTAATCTAATTTAATACGTAATGCAATTCATATGCTTGGAGATGGTGTTTCTATACAAAGGGGGTCGCTTTATATATAGTTTATTAACCCCGGTTTTGTGGTATATCAATAACGGCTGATAAATTAACCTTTTCCGAAAAAATAAATGGACGTTAGCAGGAACAATTAAAATGTTTAAGGAGGAAATGACAAATGACGGAATATCAATTGGATGTACTTGTTTCCACGGAATGGGTAGATCAACACAAACAGGACCCTGATGTGCAACTTGTCGAAGTGGATGAAGAGAATAGAGCCTATGAAACAGGGCATATCCAAACGGCGATTGCCTGGAATTGGTCAACTCAATTGAATGATCAGACACGGAGAGATATTCTTACACCGGAACAACTAGCAGATCTCCTTGGTCAATCGGGGATCACGCCAGAAACCACCATTATTCTATATGGCGATAACAATAACTGGTTTGCAGCCTTCGCGTACTGGCAACTAAGTATGTTTGGTCACACCAATCTGAAATTGATGGATGGTGGGCGCGTGAAATGGGAACAGGAAAATCACGCCTATACGACGGATATTCCATCTATAGAACCAGTGAACTATCCGGTGAAAGCGACAGATAGATCCAATCGCGCCTTACAGTCAGATGTTGCTGCAGCGATTCGTACCGAAAAAACTGCACTAGTCGACGTGCGCAGCCCTGAGGAATATTCCGGTGAAATCATCGCACCAGAAGGAATGAATGAAACAGCTCAACGCGGCGGACATATCCCGGGTGCCGCCAATATCCCATGGAAATTGGCGACGAACGATGACGGAACCTTCAAATCAGCAGATGAACTCAAGAAATTATACAAAGAGCAAGGTGTTACTCCTGACAAGGACGTGATTACGTACTGCCGAATCGGAGAACGTGCAGCACACACATGGTTTGCACTGCATGAATTACTTGGGTATGAGAATGTACGAAATTATGATGGCTCTTGGACGGAGTGGGGCAGCATGATTGGAGTTCCCGTTGAAAGATCGGTTTAAAGTATCAGCTTCCGATTACTATTGTGTGTTTCATCTATTTCCGATCCTCGTACAATTTTGATAGGGGAGTGAGCCAATGAGCATGGAGAGTGCCTATTGGCTCATTTTTAAATTGTCTAGGAAATTATAAAATGATTTGCTTGGGCATAACGTATTATTGATTAATGGCTACGTCCAGCTACAAGCGCCAAAAACGAGGAGATAACACGAGAGCTCCAATCTCTACGTTTTTAACCAGATGCTTTTCGCTTTTGTTTTGATTGATAAACTGCTGTGATTTCATACTATCTTATATTGTCCTTTCTGATCACGCAGTACACAACCGTTTTGTTTGAAAATTTGCATCATATGTACATTACTAATATCCGTACAGCCGACATAATAGGTGGCTTCTTGTTGGTGTAGCAGTCTTAATGCTATCTTGTGAAGCTCCGTTCCAAAACCTTTCTTACGCCATTCAGGAACAACACCAAAGTAAAATAGTCTACCCTCACTTTTTGTTCCCATTTCTATATGAGGAATACAAATACCTATGAAAGTCTCGTTTTTGGTGAAATAAAAGCAATGGTTGCGCCAGTTTGTCCCCAGTTCATCCTCCAGTGAGAGCAAGAACTGGTCCTTTGCTTGTACGTTTTTATTGGCTGATCCTGAACTGCAGCGCTCATATAAATCCCCATATTCTGCGTCTACTATCCACCCTTCGGAAAGGGAATGCCACTGGATTGCGTTTTTAATTTCGGGCAATGCACGTAGGTTTCTTGTGTATTCCATGGTGGTTGAAATGTGACGAAGCCCTTTGGAAAGGAGCCAATGGTGAAAGGATTCATCCATAAGCAGTGACAAAAAATCCACGTTTTCCTGTTTCCATTCAGCTAGTACCTGTTCCAATTGATGTTTATAATCTGCTTCAACTACGCCGCTATGCTTCACCTGATCGACTAACCAATACTTCTGTTCATTTTTGATGATGTTAAATAAGTGCAATAGATTGTACCTCCTATCTTCACGATTTCGTTATTTCAGCGTGAGTTATTCCTCAACAATCGCGGGTGTTTGCAGTACAACTTTATATGCTTGCTATTACGTATTACGTTGCTTTTTCCGCTCATTGGAGCATGCTTCAGTTCTGTACAATACCATTACTATGATAATATAATCCAAAGGATCGCTCCTTCTCTTCGCTCAAAAAACTTACCATAGCAGAAATTCTACGGATAACGAAAAGAATAATATATCTCACCTAAACTATCTAATTGTTTTCACCTCTAATATAAAGACATGCTTTCACTTCCCATAACTTTGAGTTATATCACTGTTCTTAATGGGTATTTCTCAAACGGACTTTTAGAACTTATACTGTTACTCAAACACTCTTTTCAATGAATCATGTAATTTCTCGCTTAGAGCATATAAGTAAAACGTTCTTTTTAATGGAGTATCTTGTATAGGAAGAAACTTTACCCCTTTATAATTTATCTTCTGGACGACAATGTCTGGAAGGTAGGAAATGCCGACTCCTTGAGCTACAAATCCCATGAGAGCATGATATGGCATTTCGATTATTTCAGGTGACTCACCTTCTCGAACATGCTTGTTGATCAAATTTTTCATTCGTTTATATAGAGGGGTAACAGAAGGCGTTAAGAGTTGCGTATATTGCAAACAATCGGTGATAGATATGCTTTTCCCATTCAGACAGTCAAATTTTTCTGGAACACACGCATAAAACACATCATCAAACAACCAAGAAGAAAACAATCCTTTATGGTGTGGATGATCTTGAATAATTGCACCATCTATCTCGCCAGATTGCATCAACGCAATTAACTCCATCGCATCATCAGTAACTTTTGCTAATTGAATATCCATTTCTCCCTTATAACCAAGGTGGTCTGGATAGTAATACGTTGCCAAGAAAGGGTCACTACCCATTTTAATGGTTTGGTTCGCCATATGTTTTGCCATATCAAACCTCAACTTGTTTATAGTAGGTTCTATGTCCTTATAAAAATGTTCCCCTTTATTGGTGAGTGTAACACCATGTGAATAGCGTTCGAAAACGGAAAACCCTAAAAATTCTTCAAGTCTTTTAATTTGCTTGGTCAAAGCTGGCTGAGAAACAAATAGTTTTTCCGAGGCTTTCGTAATGCTTTTCTCTTTGACAACTGCGATAAAGTATTCAAGTGTTTGTAAATTCATCATAGACACTTCCTAGAAAGAAGGTTTATTCATGTATTATTTCATTCTTATCTTATCGATCATTTTCGAAGTAAACGCCGCAACTTTTATGAGCATATCAGAAGGTTTTACTGCCTTGATACCTTCCATTATCGTTACTGTTTCTTATTTTTTAGCTATAACTTTATACATTTGG
It encodes the following:
- a CDS encoding helix-turn-helix transcriptional regulator: MNSLYILQDQVRKLETIVAHEEKFYGVLEVYLNYFPVCNAFLSRFSPLGYVGEGIISLSSSGLENISDIRDDVRSLPVFYSSIQERQAKYCTGVEYFKQLNSKYNSHFNSVVVVPICLGSVAIGFICSTVFKEGANVDKDMLSAFTHYGKLIGDLFEKSDSLSTSKLLSKRELEVMRNISWGESTKEMAAQMNISEYTVKQYVKSAKKKLGAENRSHAVGVLIRQGVIT
- a CDS encoding DnaJ family domain-containing protein, which encodes MYIFVEEQIKKSIDNGEFEDLPGKGKPLNLHDDLQGVPPELRMGYKILKNAGYLTEETDKKSDLTMDDLLISATGEKEKNDVQNKLEFEDFVREKKLHKNKKFSTYAEKIYHKLFKPS
- a CDS encoding NADPH-dependent FMN reductase — its product is MKLVGVSGAPAGEKTSLAVHDVLVAAQHLDASIQTELIDIREYEIEFSVGAPLSDYNDDTWNVVHKIASADFLVFGTPIYQASISGALKNLLDFFPDNAFKYKVTGIVSTGLSNKHFLVPEYQLKPILTYFKGLTPTNNVFVHNDCFDEESEAIIDRDASDRIQKLAHEMIYLQRGINNR
- a CDS encoding sulfurtransferase, producing the protein MTEYQLDVLVSTEWVDQHKQDPDVQLVEVDEENRAYETGHIQTAIAWNWSTQLNDQTRRDILTPEQLADLLGQSGITPETTIILYGDNNNWFAAFAYWQLSMFGHTNLKLMDGGRVKWEQENHAYTTDIPSIEPVNYPVKATDRSNRALQSDVAAAIRTEKTALVDVRSPEEYSGEIIAPEGMNETAQRGGHIPGAANIPWKLATNDDGTFKSADELKKLYKEQGVTPDKDVITYCRIGERAAHTWFALHELLGYENVRNYDGSWTEWGSMIGVPVERSV
- a CDS encoding GNAT family N-acetyltransferase is translated as MHLFNIIKNEQKYWLVDQVKHSGVVEADYKHQLEQVLAEWKQENVDFLSLLMDESFHHWLLSKGLRHISTTMEYTRNLRALPEIKNAIQWHSLSEGWIVDAEYGDLYERCSSGSANKNVQAKDQFLLSLEDELGTNWRNHCFYFTKNETFIGICIPHIEMGTKSEGRLFYFGVVPEWRKKGFGTELHKIALRLLHQQEATYYVGCTDISNVHMMQIFKQNGCVLRDQKGQYKIV
- a CDS encoding LysR family transcriptional regulator, with the protein product MNLQTLEYFIAVVKEKSITKASEKLFVSQPALTKQIKRLEEFLGFSVFERYSHGVTLTNKGEHFYKDIEPTINKLRFDMAKHMANQTIKMGSDPFLATYYYPDHLGYKGEMDIQLAKVTDDAMELIALMQSGEIDGAIIQDHPHHKGLFSSWLFDDVFYACVPEKFDCLNGKSISITDCLQYTQLLTPSVTPLYKRMKNLINKHVREGESPEIIEMPYHALMGFVAQGVGISYLPDIVVQKINYKGVKFLPIQDTPLKRTFYLYALSEKLHDSLKRVFE